The following are encoded together in the Juglans microcarpa x Juglans regia isolate MS1-56 chromosome 2D, Jm3101_v1.0, whole genome shotgun sequence genome:
- the LOC121250390 gene encoding probable receptor-like protein kinase At2g42960 produces MATTTDMGLTGDHSARESEDGDGECAGGGRIVVVGVKLDPRSRELLTWALVKVAQPGDHVIALHVLDTLTEGTASLISLVKTFDSVLSVYEGFCNLKQVDLKLKVCRGSTVQKNIVREAKLYGAATVVVGTSKTHQTIRSSASVAKYCARKLSKYFAVFAVENGKVVFQRVATSSNANKLRGGVNLSEGPGSVEKSSAALKKKTPKENCSSCASNSLLLENCGIQSTEELPGDGVQDHSLALVPYQSTEADANSSSVVVQDSPGLGSGWSILRRMFLPKRQYVEKSAKRTSVFQWVSRLPSWHSSAVVYPDQKKSTYDQDDDNYSSLDEESGAIVPFGSAAVCPPLSPCNAMGSLPKELLGLHEKYSSICRLFTYQELSSATSSFMPENMVGKGGSSYVYKGCLPDGKELAVKILKPSEDVLSEFVQEIEIITTLHHKNIISLFGFCFEDNNLLLVYDFLSRGSLEENLHGSKKGGKAFGWQERFNVAMGVAEALDFLHNGCVEPVIHRDVKSSNILLSVDFEPQLSDFGLASWASASSHITCTDVAGTFGYLAPEYFMHGKVSDKIDVFAFGVVLLELLSGRKPINRTHPKGQESLVMWARPILNSGKFPQLLDPSLENGYDNDQIERMVLAATLCIRREPRLRPQISLVLKLLQGDEEGTRWAKQQLCTSEEVDVLDGESFVANIQSHLSVALLDVEDDSHSSSSSEQSISIEDYLKARWSRSSSFD; encoded by the exons ATGGCAACGACGACGGATATGGGGTTGACCGGAGACCATTCAGCCAGAGAATCGGAAGACGGCGACGGCGAATGTGCCGGTGGTGGTCGTATTGTGGTGGTGGGGGTCAAGTTGGACCCGCGTAGCCGGGAATTGCTCACGTGGGCTCTGGTCAAGGTGGCACAGCCTGGCGACCATGTCATTGCCCTTCACGTCCTAGATACCCTTACCG AGGGCACAGCGTCGCTTATCTCGCTCGTGAAGACGTTTGATTCCGTGCTCTCCGTGTACGAAGGCTTCTGCAACTTGAAGCAG GTTGATCTGAAGCTGAAGGTCTGTAGAGGTTCGACGGTCCAGAAAAATATTGTCAGGGAGGCGAAATTGTACGGTGCGGCAACGGTGGTTGTGGGAACTTCTAAAACACATCAAACAATCAGATCATCGGCCTCGGTCGCCAAGTACTGCGCCAGGAAATTGTCCAAATATTTTGCCGTTTTCGCCGTTGAAAATGGCAAAGTTGTGTTCCAGAGAGTGGCAACTTCTAGTAACGCCAATAAATTGCGAG GAGGAGTAAATTTGAGCGAGGGTCCCGGGAGTGTGGAAAAATCCAGCGCGGCTCTGAAGAAGAAGACCCCAAAGGAGAATTGCTCGAGTTGTGCATCGAATTCTCTATTGCTGGAGAATTGTGGAATCCAATCTACGGAAGAGTTGCCCGGAGATGGTGTCCAGGACCATTCGTTGGCTTTGGTACCGTACCAATCAACTGAGGCCGATGCAAATTCAAGTTCTGTTGTTGTCCAGGACTCACCGGGTTTGGGATCTGGCTGGTCAATTCTTCGGCGGATGTTTCTACCCAAGCGGCAATATGTGGAGAAATCTGCGAAAAGGACTTCTGTGTTTCAGTGGGTATCGAGATTACCAAGCTGGCATTCTTCAGCTGTGGTGTATCCTGATCAGAAGAAGAGTACTTATGATCAGGATGATGATAATTATTCTTCGCTTGACGAAGAGAGTGGTGCAATTGTGCCATTCGGATCTGCTGCTGTGTGTCCTCCTCTTTCCCCTTGCAATGCCATGGGTAGTCTTCCTAAAGAATTGTTGGGTTTACATGAGAAATACTCATCCATCTGCAGGCTGTTTACCTACCAGGAACTCTCGTCGGCAACCTCTAGTTTCATGCCTG AGAATATGGTTGGTAAGGGTGGTAGTAGTTATGTTTACAAAGGGTGTCTTCCTGATGGCAAGGAGTTGGCAGTTAAAATTTTGAAGCCATCTGAAGATGTTCTCTCAGAGTTCGTTCAGGAAATTGAAATCATCACAACTTTACATCATAAGAACATAATATCTCTTTTTGGTTTCTGTTTTGAGGACAACAACTTGCTATTGGTCTACGATTTTCTTTCAAGAGGAAGCCTAGAAGAGAACCTTCATG GTAGTAAGAAGGGTGGAAAAGCATTTGGTTGGCAAGAGAGATTTAACGTGGCCATGGGAGTCGCTGAGGCGTTGGACTTTTTACACAACGGCTGTGTGGAACCTGTGATCCATAGGGACGTGAAATCCTCCAATATCCTTCTTTCTGTTGATTTTGAGCCACAG CTCTCAGATTTTGGACTTGCTAGTTGGGCTTCAGCGTCATCCCATATTACTTGTACTGATGTTGCAGGAACCTTTGG TTACTTGGCCCCGGAATACTTTATGCATGGCAAAGTGAGTGACAAAATTGATGTCTTTGCATTTGGCGTTGTACTTCTTGAGCTTCTTTCAGGTAGAAAGCCAATTAACAGAACACATCCAAAGGGTCAAGAGAGCCTAGTAATGTGG GCACGGCCAATTTTGAACAGTGGGAAGTTTCCCCAATTGCTTGATCCAAGCTTGGAAAACGGCTATGACAATGATCAGATTGAGAGGATGGTTTTGGCTGCAACCCTTTGCATTAGACGTGAACCTAGATTACGGCCTCAAATAAGCCTT GTTTTAAAGCTTCTTCAAGGTGATGAGGAAGGAACAAGGTGGGCAAAGCAGCAACTCTGTACATCAGAAGAAGTTGACGTTTTAGATGGAGAATCATTTGTTGCTAACATCCAGTCCCATCTTAGTGTTGCGCTGCTAGACGTTGAGGATGATTCACATTCTAGTAGTAGCAGTGAGCAAAGTATCTCAATAGAAGACTATCTGAAAGCAAGATGGAGCCGCTCATCTAGCTTTGACTAA
- the LOC121250663 gene encoding pentatricopeptide repeat-containing protein At2g13420, mitochondrial-like, protein MALRMMLQTRFLSLRLQVRPFSSLYLPTLEPSNDAESISKILLHHYNPFHAMESSLQLHGIALTPHLLHQTLLRLKHSSKIAFALFNYSKSLPSQPLTPTSYHLLIDLVAKVRQFDLAWQLIIEMDQSNLSPTPTTFLILIRRLISAGLTRQAIRAFDDIEGFTQTKISDEDFCFLLDTLCKYGFVKVATEVFNKKKHGFLPDTKMYTILIYGWCKIGRIDMGEKFLKDMMGRGIEPNVVTYNVLLNGICRRASLHPEERFERTIRHAEKVFDEMRERGIEPDVTSFSIVLHVYSRSHKPELSLDKLALMKEKGICPSVATYTSVVKCLCSCGRLEDAEDLIGEMVRNGVSLSAATYNCFFKEYRGRKDADSALKLYKKMKEEGLCTPSMHTYNILVGMFLKLNRMGTVKDIWNDMRESGVGPDLDSYTMLIHGLCEKQKWREACQFFVEMIERGFLPRKVTFETLYRGLIQSDMLRTWRRLKKKLDEESITFGSEFQNYHLKPYRR, encoded by the coding sequence ATGGCGTTAAGGATGATGCTTCAAACTCGCTTCCTTTCCCTCCGACTCCAAGTTCGCCCCTTCTCGTCTCTCTACCTCCCCACCCTCGAGCCCTCGAACGATGCCGAATCGATCTCGAAGATCCTTCTCCACCACTATAACCCCTTTCATGCCATGGAGTCTTCTCTGCAGCTCCACGGCATCGCTCTTACCCCTCACCTCCTCCACCAAACCCTCCTCCGCCTCAAACACTCATCCAAGATTGCCTTCGCCCTTTTCAACTATTCTAAGTCCCTTCCTTCCCAACCTCTCACCCCCACCTCCTACCACCTCCTCATTGACCTTGTAGCCAAAGTCCGCCAGTTCGACCTAGCCTGGCAACTTATTATCGAAATGGATCAAAGCAACCTCTCCCCCACTCCCACCACGTTCTTGATCTTAATCCGTAGACTAATATCCGCAGGTCTTACACGCCAAGCCATTCGTGCTTTCGATGACATTGAAGGTTTTACTCAAACTAAGATAAGTGAtgaagatttttgttttctgttagATACCCTTTGCAAGTATGGGTTCGTTAAGGTCGCAACCGAGgtttttaacaaaaagaaacaTGGGTTTTTGCCGGATACGAAGATGTATACCATTTTGATATATGGGTGGTGCAAAATTGGTAGGATTGATATGGGCGAGAAGTTTTTGAAGGACATGATGGGTAGAGGGATTGAGCCAAATGTGGTCACGTACAATGTGTTGTTGAATGGGATATGTCGGCGGGCAAGTTTGCACCCGGAGGAAAGGTTTGAGAGGACAATAAGGCATGCGGAGAAGGTATTTGATGAAATGAGGGAGAGAGGGATTGAACCAGATGTGACTAGTTTTTCAATTGTGCTTCATGTGTATAGTCGGTCGCACAAGCCTGAGTTGTCGCTTGATAAGTTGGCGCTGATGAAGGAGAAAGGGATTTGTCCAAGTGTGGCAACATATACTTCGGTGGTCAAGTGCCTTTGTTCGTGTGGGAGGCTTGAGGACGCGGAGGACTTGATTGGGGAAATGGTGAGGAATGGGGTTAGCTTGTCTGCAGCTACTTATAATTGTTTCTTTAAGGAGTATAGGGGGAGAAAGGATGCTGATAGTGCTTTAAAGTTGTATAAGAAGATGAAGGAGGAAGGTTTGTGTACGCCCAGTATGCACACATATAACATATTAGTGGGTATGTTTTTAAAGTTGAATCGCATGGGGACTGTAAAAGACATATGGAATGATATGAGAGAGAGTGGGGTTGGACCGGATTTGGATTCATACACGATGTTGATTCATGGGTTATGTGAGAAACAGAAATGGAGAGAGGCGTGCCAGTTTTTTGTGGAGATGATAGAGAGGGGGTTTCTTCCTCGAAAGGTTACTTTTGAGACACTTTACAGGGGCCTCATACAATCTGATATGTTGAGAACTTGGagaagattgaagaagaaaCTTGATGAAGAGTCGATAACGTTCGGTTCAGAATTCCAAAATTATCATTTGAAGCCGTATAGGAGATGA
- the LOC121249254 gene encoding uncharacterized protein LOC121249254 yields the protein MDDEKEEFDLINIPAAGGVCLALYVMQPHSPYASWLPFAGVAFVCLPWLFWMLTCFYRVVSRSCGFRDVGIDRNGRGGRGAGGGGGAGAGGPIVANAADNNMAIEARAEERPPVRSPESDARRRAQFEAILGLEEQDDHGSSQGKKKQKKSNSSSSHSSNDSSTDSHESEMALTSSMTS from the exons ATGGATGATGAAAAAGAGGAATTTGATCTTATAAATATTCCAG CTGCTGGAGGCGTTTGCCTTGCATTATATGTAATGCAACCTCATTCACCTTACGCTTCCTGGCTTCCCTTTGCTGGGGTGGCATTCGTTTGCCTTCCTTGGTTGTTCTGGATGCTCACATGCTTTTATCGAGTCGTCTCTCGGTCCTGTGGATTTAGAGACGTTGGCATTGATCGCaatggaagaggaggaagaggagcaggaggaggaggtggtgctGGTGCTGGTGGTCCCATTGTTGCAAATGCAGCAGATAATAATATGGCCATAGAGGCTAGAGCTGAAGAGCGGCCACCGGTGAGGTCTCCAGAAAGTGATGCAAGAAGGCGGGCACAATTCGAAGCAATCCTAGGATTGGAGGAGCAAGATGATCATGGCAGCTCACAAgggaagaagaagcagaagaaaagTAACTCCTCTTCAAGCCATTCTAGCAACGATTCGTCCACGGATTCACATGAGAGCGAAATGGCATTAACCTCATCAATGACATCTTGA